In a single window of the Arachis hypogaea cultivar Tifrunner chromosome 6, arahy.Tifrunner.gnm2.J5K5, whole genome shotgun sequence genome:
- the LOC140173710 gene encoding uncharacterized protein, with protein MGTRIEVLTHLLQKGFPEKYTSWYMHGETIVQPEEELLGHNHTEPVEKPPLHDMLTDVFGINDINYEGDDDEPFASRTDSVPMPSENDTNEDLRRITELLKDGNRKLYPGCAKYTKLSFVVELYHIKVLCGATDKTFSMIVDLLNNAFSHANLPTSFYEAKKMIKLLGLGYEKIHACPNNCVDVYDSVDGNNFHMHAALFWTISDFPGLDNLSGWNTHTSLACPSCNFDTVSRRLKFGMKYCFMGHRRWLPDDHEYRHNKHSFDGHTELRGPPPTLSGRRILSQIESSRKRPQDALNDEKNVYDNVLFTILDDKQRTKDNLQARKDLQLMGIREQLHPYPNSSKYPASCFRMKNVDKDIFLGVLKSVSFPDGYSSNISRCVDIKNEREVSGKSLSLENLERLQQRIVLTLCHMEMIFPPTFFTIMVHLVIHLEEEAMIAGPVQYRWMYPVERALGHLKSYVRNKAAPEGCIAEGYIIEECLTFCSRYLEDGNIETRFNRPRRNDDQNENTSSSCSTVLSKIFPALGISRGAHKICSLTPTEKLQAHRYVLTNCSLVDKFREKCRCEIARIYRGRKNATKLVEEYIHAKFHEWFRDYVAKNNDPDITPEIKWLAEGPNDIVKRFEEFNVHGFKFRTMKKDQGLKTQNCGVVMSAITNSVSNGRNPIIVASDNTYYGKVVDMIELDYFGKLRIVLFKCIWVDTTLNKGIKIDQFGITSVNFSNLIHTGDNETDEPFILATDARMVYYVDDPVDEGWCSVCHMKPRDLYDMGDLNEEELDESLVEDIPFCEQQVENLKEFQLTRDEIDEADQDEMHVDENDDNDCNDDDEIDNLDNI; from the exons ATGGGGACGAGAATTGAAGTATTAACTCATTTACTTCAAAAAGGATTTCCAGAAAAGTATACTTCTTGGTATATGCATGGAGAAACTATAGTCCAGCCGGAAGAAGAACTATTGGGTCATAATCATACAGAGCCTGTTGAAAAACCACCACTGCATGATATGTTGACTGATGTTTTCGGTATAAATGATATCAACTATGAAGGTGATGATGATGAGCCCTTTGCTTCGAGAACTGATTCTGTTCCAATGCCGTCGGAAAATGACACTAACGAGGATTTAAGAAGAATTACAGAGTTGCTAAAAGATGGAAATCGTAAATTATATCCTGGGTGCGCAAAATATACCAAGTTATCATTTGTTGTTGAGTTGTATCATATCAAGGTGTTGTGCGGTGCTACTGACAAGACATTCTCCATGATAGTCGATCTTCTCAACAATGCTTTTTCCCATGCTAACTTGCCCACTTCATTTTATGAAGCCAAAAAAATGATTAAATTGTTAGGTTTGGGATACGagaaaattcatgcatgtccAAATAACT GTGTTGATGTCTACGATTCTGTTGATGGTAACAATTTTCATATGCATGCTGCATTATTTTGGACTATTAGTGATTTTCCAGGTCTTGATAATCTGTCTGGGTGGAATACACATACAAGCCTCGCTTGTCCATCATGTAACTTCGATACAGTCTCCAGAAGGTTGAAGTTTGGCATGAAGTATTGCTTTATGGGACATCGTCGATGGTTACCCGATGATCACGAGTATAGGCACAATAAACACTCTTTTGATGGCCATACAGAACTAAGAGGCCCACCTCCGACGTTATCAGGCAGAAGGATTTTGTCCCAAATTGAGAGTAGTCGAAAAAGACCTCAAGATGCACTCAACGATG AGAAAAATGTGTATGATAATGTGCTTTTTACTATACTTGATGACAAACAAAGGACTAAAGACAACTTGCAAGCTCGTAAGGACTTGCAGTTGATGGGAATCAGAGAACAACTCCATCCATATCCTAATTCTTCCAAGTACCCTGCCTCGTGCTTTAGAATGAAAAATGTTGACAAGGATATTTTTCTAGGTGTTCTAAAGAGTGTCTCTTTTCCAGATGGTTACTCTTCAAATATTTCTAGATGTGTCGATATTAAAAACGAAAG AGAAGTCTCAGGCAAATCATTATCACTAGAGAATTTAGAAAGACTACAACAGCGAATTGTTTTGACGCTTTGTCACATGGAAATGATATTTCCTCCAACATTTTTCACTATTATGGTTCATCTAGTTATTCATCTGGAAGAGGAAGCAATGATTGCAGGTCCAGTGCAGTATAGATGGATGTATCCTGTTGAAAG GGCCCTGGGACATTTAAAATCTTATGTCCGTAACAAGGCTGCACCGGAAGGGTGCATAGCTGAAGGTTACATAATAGAGGAATGTCTAACTTTCTGCTCTAGATATTTGGAGGATGGCAATATTGAGACAAGGTTCAACCGACCAAGGCGCAATGATGACCAAAATGAAAACACTTCTAGTAGTTGCTCTACTGTCTTATCTAAGATTTTTCCAGCCTTAGGAATATCTCGTGGAGCTCATAAGATTTGTTCGTTAACACCAACAGAGAAATTGCAGGCCCATCGTTATGTGTTGACAAATTGTTCACTGGTGGACAAGTTTCGCGA AAAATGTAGATGTGAGATTGCCAGAATATACCGTGGTAGAAAAAATGCAACCAAGCTCGTTGAAGAATACATCCATGCCAAATTCCATGAGTGGTTTAGGGATTAT GTTGCAAAAAACAATGATCCAGATATCACTCCCGAAATCAAGTGGCTTGCAGAAGGGCCTAATGATATTGTGAAGAGGTTTGAGGAGTTTAATGTTCATGGGTTCAAGTTTCGTACAATGAAGAAAGATCAAGGCCTTAAAACACAAAATTGTGGCGTGGTTATGTCTGCTATTACTAATAGTGTTTCAAATGGCAGGAACCCTATTATAGTAGCAAGCGACAATACATACTATGGTAAAGTGGTAGATATGATAGAGTTAGACTACTTTGGCAAGCTGAGGATTGTGTTATTCAAATGTATTTGGGTTGATACCACACTTAACAAGGGAATCAAGATAGATCAATTTGGGATCACAAGTGTAAATTTTTCTAACTTGATACACACCGGTGATAATGAAACAGATGAGCCATTTATTCTTGCAACAGATGCAAGAATGGTTTACTATGTTGATGATCCAGTTGATGAAGGTTGGTGTTCTGTTTGTCATATGAAACCCAGAGATTTATATGATATGGGAGATTTGAATGAGGAGGAATTAGATGAATCTTTGGTGGAAGACATACCATTTTGTGAGCAACAAGTAGAGAATCTTAAAGAGTTTCAATTGACAAGGGACGAGATTGATGAAGCAGATCAGGATGAAATGCATGTTGACGAAAATGATGATAATGActgcaatgatgatgatgaaatagataatttagacaatatttga
- the LOC112805708 gene encoding uric acid degradation bifunctional protein TTL-like: MAILSEHVHTSLPQIPQSCSKSSNWIAMEESEFLECCGSIKFAKEMASASPFSSLQHALDVASEVWFNKINIHKINIHSWFSMLTRISLKKHPSIENPTIVLHPLEIYALSMQYLVRFGFPYFKKDSDWDTDVILMDLKMSVKNKPACEFHWACRKQFNIIERHITKFFQKRGYVRSTTESPIIQTAVKDFDLNKKPYPIDDLDPIARDKARQFCEIWYPGEYYI; the protein is encoded by the exons ATGGCAATTCTATCTGAGCATGTTCATACATCATTGCCCCAAATCCCACAATCTTGCAGCAAATCTTCAAATTGGATtgctatggaagaaagtgagttTCTTGAATGCTGTGGAAGCATCAAATTCGCTAAGGAAATGGCTTCTGCCTCTCCTTTCTCCTCGTTGCAACACGCACTCGATGTTGCCTCTGAGGTTTGGTTTAATAAGATCAATATCCATAAGATCAATATCCATTCCTGGTTCTCAATGCTCACACGAATATCTCTGAAAAAGCACCCTTCTATCGAGAATCCTACGATAGTGCTTCATCCACTA GAGATATATGCATTGAGCATGCAGTATCTGGTAAGGTTCGGTTTTCCATACTTTAAGAAAGATTCTGATTGGGATACTGATGTTATACTAATGGATTTGaag ATGAGTGTTAAAAACAAGCCGGCATGTGAGTTCCATTGGGCATGTCGAAAGCAATTCAATATCATAGAACGACATATTACAAAGTTTTTTCAAAAGAGAGGATATGTTCGCTCTACAACTGAATCGCCAATAATCCAAACTGCTGTAAAAGACTTTGATCTGAACAAAAAGCCGTATCCTATAGATGATTTGGATCCTATTGCGCGTGACAAAGCTAGGCAATTTTGTGAAATATGGTATCCAGGAGAATACTATATTTGa